Proteins from one Dermacentor variabilis isolate Ectoservices chromosome 1, ASM5094787v1, whole genome shotgun sequence genomic window:
- the LOC142571473 gene encoding uncharacterized protein LOC142571473: MARGTGTLAINVGSCVNIKHSVLRLLSEELRSSNEPLRTMKAILRLLVAVLLAGAVSAAAETKKKNDKKDDGKIEGRGLLHPGAGAVVFPAFPGVCPPCPCGYGGAVGGIGGGYGGGYGAGAGGVGGGYGAGYGAGAGGVGGGYRGAAGGVAGGYGGAGGGAAGGVGGGYGGAGGGAAGGAAGGYGGAAGGAAGGVGAGGVAGGYGASGATGGVGGGRGVAGGVGGPGLVGGGPGVVGGPGVVGGAAAVSGFKGGAGFKGGAAGQQAGQGSFAYNVGGSDKMEYGHSSSYGDSKSFGMSSSEGFNRAQGQGSQGGAFKSHAAGAGGAVASAGAKVVG; this comes from the exons ATGGCGAGAGGAACTGGGACACTTGCGATAAACGTGGGCAGCTGCGTGAATATAAAGCACAGCGTTCTCCGCCTCCTTAGCGAAGAGTTGCGGTCAAGCAACGAGCCACTGCGCACCATGAAAGCCATC CTTCGTCTTCTGGTTGCTGTACTCCTCGCGGGAGCTGTGTCTGCTGCTGcggagacaaaaaagaaaaacgacaagAAGGATGACGGCAAAATAGAGGGCCGTGGACTGCTTCATCCCGGCGCCGGCGCAGTAGTCTTTCCTGCCTTCCCTGGAGTGTGCCCACCGTGCCCTTGCGGCTACGGCGGTGCGGTTGGTGGTATAGGAGGTGGCTACGGAGGCGGCTATGGCGCAGGAGCCGGTGGAGTAGGAGGTGGCTATGGAGCTGGCTATGGCGCAGGAGCCGGTGGAGTCGGAGGTGGCTACCGCGGAGCTGCCGGTGGAGTAGCCGGCGGCTACGGCGGAGCTGGTGGTGGAGCTGCGGGTGGAGTAGGAGGCGGCTACGGTGGTGCTGGCGGTGGAGCAGCCGGCGGAGCAGCAGGCGGCTACGGCGGAGCTGCCGGTGGTGCTGCCGGCGGAGTAGGTGCCGGCGGAGTAGCAGGTGGCTACGGAGCCAGTGGAGCTACCGGTGGAGTGGGTGGCGGTCGCGGTGTGGCCGGGGGTGTTGGAGGCCCCGGTCTCGTTGGGGGAGGGCCCGGCGTGGTGGGTGGCCCTGGAGTTGTTGGTGGAGCGGCGGCCGTCTCTGGTTTCAAGGGTGGTGCCGGATTCAAGGGTGGTGCCGCAGGTCAGCAGGCTGGCCAAGGCAGCTTCGCCTATAACGTCGGAGGGTCGGACAAGATGGAGTACGGCCACAGCAGCTCTTATGGTGACTCCAAGAGCTTCGGCATGAGCTCCAGTGAAGGCTTTAACAGGGCCCAGGGACAAGGTAGCCAAGGAGGTGCCTTTAAATCGCACGCTGCGGGAGCTGGCGGAGCGGTGGCAAGTGCCGGCGCCAAGGTTGTCGGCTAA